The region CCTCTCCTATTATCGCTGCGTCCCTACCATGCTTCGTCCTCCTCACAGCCTCCAGCACATCCTTAGCTAGGCTGCGCCTTACGCCTAGCAGAGCCCTTCCTTCGCACGTAGCCTCTAGCGGATCTAGGCCTAGCATTTCTGAGGCAGCTCTAACTTCCTCCTTAATCGGTATGGCCTCCTCCCAGAGCCTCACCCCAACCTTAGACTTANNNNNNNNNNTCGTTAAGCGCTGCCGCTACCCCTCCCCGCGTAGGGTCCTTGGCTGCCGTAACCCCTCCCACCTTGAGAGCCGCTTCCACTACGTCCCATATCGGGGCCACGTCCGACCTCAGCTCAGTCTCGAAGCTCAACCCCTCCCTGACCGAGGCCAAGGCCACTCCGTGGTCCCCGATAGTGCCTGTCACCATCACTAAGTCGCCCGGCCTAAGCCCAGAGTCTCTTAGTATCTTCTCGCGCTGAGCTAAGCCAAGCCCGCAAGTGGTTATGACCACTTTATCTAGCTTGCCCCTCGGCATCACCTTTAAATCCCCTCCTACTATCGCGACGCCCGCCTCTAGGGCTGCCTCATCCATAGACTTAACTATGCGCTCTAGGTCGCTAATCGGAAACCCCTCCTCGATAACCATGGCGTCCATTACGGCGAGGGGCCTCGCTCCCATGACAGCCAGGTCGTTAACCGCCCCCGCCACCGCCAGCCTGCCGATGTCCCCCCCTGGGAAGAATATAGGGTCCACCGTGTGGGCGTCTATGGTCATTACTACCTCCAGCCCACCGAGCGGCACCGTGGCTCCATCGTCCATCTCGTCTAGCCCGATGCCCCCGTCTACCCTCCTGAGCGTAAAGTTGGGGAGGATGACCCTGCTCAGGAGCTCCATCATCGCCGTCCCTCCTCCCCCGTGAAGCAGCTGGATGAGCTCGCGCAACTAGCTCACCATTCAGCTTTCGCTTACCAGGGGCGCTATAAGAGCGCTCTTGCTGCAGCTACTACAGCTTGGCCGAGCGATATCCCTCCATCGCCGCAGGGCACCTTTACGTGCCTTAGGAACTTAAGCCCCTCGCCCTCGACCACGCCCCTCACCGTCTTGGTAATTCTACGGTTATACGCTACTCCGCCGGTGAAGCCCACGACGCTAACGCCATAGTCCCTAGAAGCCTCGATAGCGAGCTCAGCCAGCCCGCGTGCCACTGCCCCCTCTACTGCGGCTGCGACGTCTACCTTGCGGGCCCCTCGCTTAAGCCACTGGTAGGCCTCCGCGATTATCTTAGCCGTGTTCACCCTAGCGACCCCTCCCTCC is a window of Candidatus Nezhaarchaeota archaeon DNA encoding:
- a CDS encoding AIR synthase-related protein yields the protein KSKVGVRLWEEAIPIKEEVRAASEMLGLDPLEATCEGRALLGVRRSLAKDVLEAVRRTKHGRDAAIIGEVVAEHPGFVVMETRVGGRRVVEPPVGEPIPRVC